The following DNA comes from Mycolicibacterium aromaticivorans JS19b1 = JCM 16368.
GTTGCCGGGGCCGGGTAGCCGTAGCCGCCCTGGTACGGCACGGCGCCGTACTGCGGCGGCGGAGGAGGCGGATAGGCCGACGGTTGCTCGCCATAGCCGGGTGCCCCGTACCCGCCGGGGGACGGCGGCGGGTAGCCCGGTTGCGGGCTGTAACCCGGCGGCGGATAGCCGGGCGCGCTGTAGCCCGGCGGCGGCGGGTAGGCACCCGGCGCGTCGTAACCGGGATAGGCCGGCGGAGTGGGCTCATAGCCCGACGGGGTGGTCTCGTAGCCGGGTGACGCCGGGTTCTGTTCGATGGGCGGGGCTTCGTGCGTCCCCTCGGACGGGCTCTGTTCGCCCGCGTTCTGCGGCTTTTCGCCGGAGTCGCCGCCGGAAGCTGTCATGCTGTTCAACCTAGCGTATGTGCAGGTAGCGCGGGGCTGGGCTTGCAGTTGGGGCACCAACGCCGGCGGCCCCACGTTCATCAGGCATCGGCCCGCTTCGGCGGGTGCGACACGACGCGACAAACGCCGCGCACGACAGGAGAATGAGCAGAATGACCAGCCCTTTCCCGCAGGGTCAGAACCCCGGTGGCGCAGCCGCCGCGTCACGCCGCGGGCCGGTCGGCCTGCCCACCCCGCCCAAGGGGTGGCCGATCGGCTCGTATCCGACCTACGCCGAGGCCCAGAAGGCCGTCGATTACCTGTCCGACGAGCAGTTCCCGGTGGAGCAGGTGACCATCGTCGGTGTGGACCTGATGCAGGTCGAGCGCGTCACCGGCCGGCTGTCATGGCCCAAAGTGCTGG
Coding sequences within:
- a CDS encoding DUF4190 domain-containing protein; translation: MTASGGDSGEKPQNAGEQSPSEGTHEAPPIEQNPASPGYETTPSGYEPTPPAYPGYDAPGAYPPPPGYSAPGYPPPGYSPQPGYPPPSPGGYGAPGYGEQPSAYPPPPPPQYGAVPYQGGYGYPAPATGTNTLAISSLVASVIGLLCGIGSIVGIVCGILALNQIKRTRQGGYGLAIAGIVVGVATLIISVIWAIYAWR